A window of the Synchiropus splendidus isolate RoL2022-P1 chromosome 6, RoL_Sspl_1.0, whole genome shotgun sequence genome harbors these coding sequences:
- the LOC128760317 gene encoding 6-phosphofructo-2-kinase/fructose-2,6-bisphosphatase 4-like isoform X1, whose translation MESKTLSKPRELTQNPLKKIWMPCKNGLPEKHISQRKVCMTNCPTLIVTVGLPARGKTYISKKLTRYLNWIGVPTREFNVGQYRRKSVKIYKSFEFFRPDNEEGLKIRRQCASAALNDVRQYLTEEGGHVAVFDATNTTRERRETIIQFAEQNGFKVFFVESVCEDPDVIKGNIVQVKLESPDYTNCNTEDAVEDFMKRIQCYENSYETLDEVLDRDLSYIKIMDVGQRYLVNRVLDHVQSRIVYYLMNIHITPRCIYLCRHGESELNVKGCIGGDSGLTPRGKEFAKKLSQFIQQQGISDLKVWTSQMKRTIQTAEALNVPYEQWKVLNEIDAGVCEEMMYEEIQDHYPLEFALRDQDKYRYRYPKGESYEDLVQRLEPVIMELERQENVLVICHQAVMRCLLAYFLDKTAEELPYLKCPLHTVLKLTPVAYGCKVESISLNVEAVDTHREKPENVEVSRMSEEALLTVPAHR comes from the exons ATGGAGTCTAAAACGCTGTCGAAACCGCGTGAACTCACGCAAAACCCGCTTAAGAAAATATGGATGCCGTGCAAGAACGGCCTCCCcgagaaacacatttctcaaaGAAAGG TATGTATGACCAACTGTCCGACCCTGATCGTGACCGTGGGGCTTCCCGCCCGGGGGAAGACCTACATCTCCAAGAAGTTGACCCGCTATCTCAACTGGATCGGAGTTCCCACCCGAG AGTTCAATGTTGGGCAATACAGAAGAAAGTCTGTGAAGATCTACAAGTCTTTTGAATTTTTCCGTCCAGACAATGAAGAAGGATTGAAGATCAGAAG GCAGTGCGCGTCAGCCGCTCTGAACGATGTGCGGCAGTACCTTACAGAGGAAGGTGGCCACGTCGCG GTGTTTGATGCCACCAACACCACCAGAGAGCGGAGGGAAACGATCATCCAGTTTGCTGAGCAGAATGGATTCAAG GTGTTCTTCGTTGAGTCTGTCTGTGAGGATCCAGATGTCATCAAAGGAAACATTGtg CAAGTGAAGCTGGAAAGCCCCGACTACACCAACTGCAACACTGAAGACGCCGTGGAGGACTTCATGAAGAGGATCCAGTGCTATGAAAACTCCTATGAAACCCTGGATGAAGTTTTAGACCG GGATCTCTCCTACATCAAAATCATGGATGTGGGTCAGCGCTACTTGGTCAACCGGGTGCTGGACCACGTCCAGAGTCGGATCGTCTACTACCTCATGAACATCCACATCACACCGCGCTGCATCTACTTGTGTCGTCACGGCGAGAGCGAGCTCAACGTCAAGGGATGCATCGGGGGAGACTCTGGCCTCACTCCTCGAGGGAAAGAG tttGCCAAGAAGCTGAGCCAGTTCATCCAGCAGCAGGGCATCAGCGACCTGAAGGTGTGGACCAGCCAGATGAAGAGGACGATCCAGACGGCCGAAGCTCTCAATGTGCCGTACGAGCAGTGGAAGGTTCTGAATGAGATCGATGCG GGTGTTTGTGAGGAGATGATGTATGAGGAAATCCAGGACCACTATCCTCTGGAGTTTGCCCTGAGGGACCAGGACAAATATCGCTACCGCTACCCGAAAGGAGAG TCTTATGAGGACCTGGTTCAGCGCTTGGAGCCGGTCATCATGGAGCTGGAGCGGCAGGAGAACGTGCTGGTCATCTGCCACCAGGCCGTCATGCGATGCCTTCTGGCGTACTTCCTGGACAAGACGGCAG AGGAGCTGCCCTACCTGAAGTGCCCTCTGCACACGGTCCTGAAGCTGACCCCCGTGGCCTACG GCTGTAAGGTGGAGTCCATCAGCCTGAACGTGGAGGCTGTGGACACGCACAGGGAGAAGCCAGAG AACGTAGAGGtgtcacggatgtcagaggaggCTTTGCTAACAGTGCCAGCTCACCGATGA
- the LOC128760317 gene encoding 6-phosphofructo-2-kinase/fructose-2,6-bisphosphatase 4-like isoform X3, whose translation MRGCSGRGGKPSQTQAVCMTNCPTLIVTVGLPARGKTYISKKLTRYLNWIGVPTREFNVGQYRRKSVKIYKSFEFFRPDNEEGLKIRRQCASAALNDVRQYLTEEGGHVAVFDATNTTRERRETIIQFAEQNGFKVFFVESVCEDPDVIKGNIVQVKLESPDYTNCNTEDAVEDFMKRIQCYENSYETLDEVLDRDLSYIKIMDVGQRYLVNRVLDHVQSRIVYYLMNIHITPRCIYLCRHGESELNVKGCIGGDSGLTPRGKEFAKKLSQFIQQQGISDLKVWTSQMKRTIQTAEALNVPYEQWKVLNEIDAGVCEEMMYEEIQDHYPLEFALRDQDKYRYRYPKGESYEDLVQRLEPVIMELERQENVLVICHQAVMRCLLAYFLDKTAEELPYLKCPLHTVLKLTPVAYGCKVESISLNVEAVDTHREKPENVEVSRMSEEALLTVPAHR comes from the exons TATGTATGACCAACTGTCCGACCCTGATCGTGACCGTGGGGCTTCCCGCCCGGGGGAAGACCTACATCTCCAAGAAGTTGACCCGCTATCTCAACTGGATCGGAGTTCCCACCCGAG AGTTCAATGTTGGGCAATACAGAAGAAAGTCTGTGAAGATCTACAAGTCTTTTGAATTTTTCCGTCCAGACAATGAAGAAGGATTGAAGATCAGAAG GCAGTGCGCGTCAGCCGCTCTGAACGATGTGCGGCAGTACCTTACAGAGGAAGGTGGCCACGTCGCG GTGTTTGATGCCACCAACACCACCAGAGAGCGGAGGGAAACGATCATCCAGTTTGCTGAGCAGAATGGATTCAAG GTGTTCTTCGTTGAGTCTGTCTGTGAGGATCCAGATGTCATCAAAGGAAACATTGtg CAAGTGAAGCTGGAAAGCCCCGACTACACCAACTGCAACACTGAAGACGCCGTGGAGGACTTCATGAAGAGGATCCAGTGCTATGAAAACTCCTATGAAACCCTGGATGAAGTTTTAGACCG GGATCTCTCCTACATCAAAATCATGGATGTGGGTCAGCGCTACTTGGTCAACCGGGTGCTGGACCACGTCCAGAGTCGGATCGTCTACTACCTCATGAACATCCACATCACACCGCGCTGCATCTACTTGTGTCGTCACGGCGAGAGCGAGCTCAACGTCAAGGGATGCATCGGGGGAGACTCTGGCCTCACTCCTCGAGGGAAAGAG tttGCCAAGAAGCTGAGCCAGTTCATCCAGCAGCAGGGCATCAGCGACCTGAAGGTGTGGACCAGCCAGATGAAGAGGACGATCCAGACGGCCGAAGCTCTCAATGTGCCGTACGAGCAGTGGAAGGTTCTGAATGAGATCGATGCG GGTGTTTGTGAGGAGATGATGTATGAGGAAATCCAGGACCACTATCCTCTGGAGTTTGCCCTGAGGGACCAGGACAAATATCGCTACCGCTACCCGAAAGGAGAG TCTTATGAGGACCTGGTTCAGCGCTTGGAGCCGGTCATCATGGAGCTGGAGCGGCAGGAGAACGTGCTGGTCATCTGCCACCAGGCCGTCATGCGATGCCTTCTGGCGTACTTCCTGGACAAGACGGCAG AGGAGCTGCCCTACCTGAAGTGCCCTCTGCACACGGTCCTGAAGCTGACCCCCGTGGCCTACG GCTGTAAGGTGGAGTCCATCAGCCTGAACGTGGAGGCTGTGGACACGCACAGGGAGAAGCCAGAG AACGTAGAGGtgtcacggatgtcagaggaggCTTTGCTAACAGTGCCAGCTCACCGATGA
- the LOC128760317 gene encoding 6-phosphofructo-2-kinase/fructose-2,6-bisphosphatase 4-like isoform X2: MESKTLSKPRELTQNPLKKIWMPCKNGLPEKHISQRKVCMTNCPTLIVTVGLPARGKTYISKKLTRYLNWIGVPTREFNVGQYRRKSVKIYKSFEFFRPDNEEGLKIRRQCASAALNDVRQYLTEEGGHVAVFDATNTTRERRETIIQFAEQNGFKVFFVESVCEDPDVIKGNIVQVKLESPDYTNCNTEDAVEDFMKRIQCYENSYETLDEVLDRDLSYIKIMDVGQRYLVNRVLDHVQSRIVYYLMNIHITPRCIYLCRHGESELNVKGCIGGDSGLTPRGKEFAKKLSQFIQQQGISDLKVWTSQMKRTIQTAEALNVPYEQWKVLNEIDAGVCEEMMYEEIQDHYPLEFALRDQDKYRYRYPKGESYEDLVQRLEPVIMELERQENVLVICHQAVMRCLLAYFLDKTAEELPYLKCPLHTVLKLTPVAYGCKVESISLNVEAVDTHREKPENVAVHRTTEDALQTVPAHF; this comes from the exons ATGGAGTCTAAAACGCTGTCGAAACCGCGTGAACTCACGCAAAACCCGCTTAAGAAAATATGGATGCCGTGCAAGAACGGCCTCCCcgagaaacacatttctcaaaGAAAGG TATGTATGACCAACTGTCCGACCCTGATCGTGACCGTGGGGCTTCCCGCCCGGGGGAAGACCTACATCTCCAAGAAGTTGACCCGCTATCTCAACTGGATCGGAGTTCCCACCCGAG AGTTCAATGTTGGGCAATACAGAAGAAAGTCTGTGAAGATCTACAAGTCTTTTGAATTTTTCCGTCCAGACAATGAAGAAGGATTGAAGATCAGAAG GCAGTGCGCGTCAGCCGCTCTGAACGATGTGCGGCAGTACCTTACAGAGGAAGGTGGCCACGTCGCG GTGTTTGATGCCACCAACACCACCAGAGAGCGGAGGGAAACGATCATCCAGTTTGCTGAGCAGAATGGATTCAAG GTGTTCTTCGTTGAGTCTGTCTGTGAGGATCCAGATGTCATCAAAGGAAACATTGtg CAAGTGAAGCTGGAAAGCCCCGACTACACCAACTGCAACACTGAAGACGCCGTGGAGGACTTCATGAAGAGGATCCAGTGCTATGAAAACTCCTATGAAACCCTGGATGAAGTTTTAGACCG GGATCTCTCCTACATCAAAATCATGGATGTGGGTCAGCGCTACTTGGTCAACCGGGTGCTGGACCACGTCCAGAGTCGGATCGTCTACTACCTCATGAACATCCACATCACACCGCGCTGCATCTACTTGTGTCGTCACGGCGAGAGCGAGCTCAACGTCAAGGGATGCATCGGGGGAGACTCTGGCCTCACTCCTCGAGGGAAAGAG tttGCCAAGAAGCTGAGCCAGTTCATCCAGCAGCAGGGCATCAGCGACCTGAAGGTGTGGACCAGCCAGATGAAGAGGACGATCCAGACGGCCGAAGCTCTCAATGTGCCGTACGAGCAGTGGAAGGTTCTGAATGAGATCGATGCG GGTGTTTGTGAGGAGATGATGTATGAGGAAATCCAGGACCACTATCCTCTGGAGTTTGCCCTGAGGGACCAGGACAAATATCGCTACCGCTACCCGAAAGGAGAG TCTTATGAGGACCTGGTTCAGCGCTTGGAGCCGGTCATCATGGAGCTGGAGCGGCAGGAGAACGTGCTGGTCATCTGCCACCAGGCCGTCATGCGATGCCTTCTGGCGTACTTCCTGGACAAGACGGCAG AGGAGCTGCCCTACCTGAAGTGCCCTCTGCACACGGTCCTGAAGCTGACCCCCGTGGCCTACG GCTGTAAGGTGGAGTCCATCAGCCTGAACGTGGAGGCTGTGGACACGCACAGGGAGAAGCCAGAG aaCGTCGCCGTCCACCGCACCACTGAAGACGCCCTGCAGACTGTCCCCGCCCACTTCTAA
- the LOC128760320 gene encoding actin-related protein 2/3 complex subunit 4, producing MTATLRPYLNAVRATLQAALCLENFSSQVVERHNKPEVEVRSSKELLLQPVVISRNDKEKVLIEGSINSVRVSIAVKQADEIEKILCHKFMRFMMMRAENFFILRRKPVEGYDISFLITNFHTEQMYKHKLVDFVIHFMEEIDKEISEMKLSVNARARIVAEEFLKNF from the exons ATG accgCGACTCTGCGTCCGTACTTGAACGCGGTGCGAGCCACCCTGCAAGCGGCCCTGTGTCTGGAGAACTTCTCCTCTCAGGTGGTGGAGCGCCACAACAAGCCCGAGGTGGAGGTCAG GAGCAGTAAGGAGTTGCTTCTGCAACCTGTGGTGATCAGCCGGAATGACAAGGAGAAAGTCCTGATCGAGGGATCCATCAACTCTGTCAGAGTCAGCATCGCTGTCAAACAG GCCGATGAGATTGAGAAGATCCTGTGTCACAAGTTCATGCGCTTCATGATGATGAGAGCAGAGAACTTCTTCATTCTGAGGAGGAAACCAGTTGAG GGATATGACATTAGCTTCTTGATCACCAACTTCCACACGGAGCAGATGTACAAACACAAGCTAGTGGActttgtcattcatttcatgGAAGAGATCGACAAGGAGATTAGCGAGATGAAGCTGTCCGTCAACGCCAGAGCTCGAATTGTGGCCGAGGAGTTCCTCAAGAAT ttcTGA
- the tada3l gene encoding transcriptional adapter 3: MNELKDCPPLKYYDFKPVEHVKVCPRYTAVLGRSEDDGIGIEELDTLQLELETLLSAASRRLRALDEQRQILTDWQDKKGDKRFLKMGKDPDPAVSPRPKPKKPKLEGKGSHVPGPGPGRPKSKNLQPKVQEYEFTDDAQDIPRTPKNDAPNRFWASVEPYCADITNEEIRLLEELLKAPEDETEYFKIPVLGKHYSQRWAQEDLLEEQREGARANDKKKNLMSGPLSELDAKDVDSLLKKSESQHESPEDGCPFGPLTQRLLQALVEENIISPMEDSPIPDISGKDATDGAGTSPRSQAKSFSVPHTRSLEARIKDELVTQGLLDSEERPGPGGDSEDEILIELQKRQAELKALSAHNRARKQELLRLAKEEMRKQELRQRVRVSDNEVMEGFRRIMAARQKKRTPTKKEKDQAWKALKERESILKLLDG, from the exons ATGAATGAGCTGAAGGACTGCCCCCCACTGAAGTACTACGACTTCAAACCCGTGGAGCACGTGAAGGTGTGCCCGCGCTACACAGCGGTGCTGGGCCGCTCTGAGGACGATGGCATCGGCATCGAGGAGCTGGACActctgcagctggagctggagacgcTCCTGTCCGCTGCCAGCCGCCGCCTCCGAGCTCTGGATGAGCAGAGACAG ATTCTCACAGACTGGCAGGACAAGAAAGGAGACAAGCGCTTTCTCAAAATGGGAAAAGACCCGGACCCTGCTGTTTCACCTCGCCCCAAACCTAAAAAGCCCAAATTAGAGGGGAAAGGCAGCCATGTTCCTGGTCCAGGTCCTGGCAGACCCAAGTCCAAGAACCTCCAGCCTAAAGTCCAGGAGTATGAATTTACAGATGATGCACAGGACATTCCTCGCACGCCGAAAAACGACGCCCCCAACAG ATTCTGGGCGTCAGTTGAGCCATACTGTGCGGATATCACCAACGAAGAAATCCGATTACTGGAGGAACTTTTGAAAGCCCCAGAGGACGAGACAGAGTACTTCAAA ATTCCAGTGTTGGGAAAACATTACTCTCAGCGATGGGCTCAGgaggatctcctggaggagcagagggagggagcACGTGCGAACGACAAGAAGAAGAACCTGATGTCAGGGCCGCTGTCCGAACTGGATGCAAAAG ATGTTGATTCTCTGCTGAAGAAGTCCGAGTCCCAACATGAGTCCCCAGAAGACGGCTGTCCCTTCGGTCCACTCACGCAGCGTCTGCTCCAGGCGCTGGTGGAG GAGAACATTATATCCCCCATGGAGGATTCTCCCATTCCAGACATTTCCGGTAAGGATGCTACCGATGGAGCCGGAACGTCACCGCGAAGTCAGGCCAAATCTTTCAG TGTTCCTCACACGCGCTCCTTGGAAGCCCGCATTAAGGATGAGCTGGTAACACAGGGTCTTCTGGACTCAGAGGAGCGGCCTGGACCAGGGGGAGACTCGGAGGACGAGATCCTGATTGAGCTGCAGAAGCGACAGGCGGAGCTCAAAGCTCTCAGTGCTCACAACAGAGCACGCAAGCAGGAGCTACTTCG GCTCGCCAAAGAGGAGATGCGCAAGCAGGAGCTGAGACAGAGGGTCCGGGTGTCTGACAACGAGGTGATGGAAGGATTCCGGCGTATCATGGCGGCCAGGCAGAAGAAACGCACGCCCACCAAGAAGGAGAAAGACCAGGCTTGGAAAGCTCTGAAGGAACGGGAGAGCATCCTCAAGCTGCTGGATGGATGA